The following coding sequences are from one Thermostaphylospora chromogena window:
- a CDS encoding helix-turn-helix domain-containing protein, with product MALPKVGSIGEYIREQRTQAKISLRQLAQAAGVSNPYLSQIERGLRKPSAEILNQIAKGLRISAHALYVQAGLIEEREPDSDVVNAIRADQFITERQRQVLIDIYESFRRENRMASAAGDAQTSQKAQPRPEPAGGAEEPPRNDAAAPESVTADTEPPDGNATREKSKEG from the coding sequence ATGGCACTACCGAAGGTCGGCTCGATCGGCGAGTACATCCGGGAGCAGCGAACCCAGGCGAAGATCTCGCTGCGCCAGCTCGCCCAGGCGGCAGGGGTCTCCAACCCCTACCTGTCACAGATCGAACGCGGGCTGCGCAAGCCCAGTGCGGAGATCCTCAACCAGATCGCCAAGGGGCTGCGGATCTCAGCCCACGCGCTCTACGTGCAGGCGGGCCTGATCGAAGAGCGCGAGCCGGACAGCGATGTGGTGAACGCCATCCGGGCCGACCAGTTCATCACCGAGCGCCAACGCCAGGTGCTGATCGACATCTACGAGTCGTTCCGCAGGGAGAACCGCATGGCGAGCGCGGCCGGGGATGCGCAGACCTCCCAGAAGGCGCAGCCCCGGCCGGAGCCCGCCGGTGGCGCGGAAGAACCGCCGCGGAACGACGCCGCCGCTCCGGAATCCGTCACGGCGGACACGGAACCGCCCGACGGCAACGCCACCCGTGAGAAATCCAAGGAAGGTTAA
- a CDS encoding M56 family metallopeptidase, with the protein MTTAALGALAIVCAVGAWRFTTARWTHRAPHVAILLWQALGVAWGLASTGALLSYALQPYGQGVIGGLHAFTVSIMTGDYPPAAYDLPHVIALIAGLSLFAVLVTVLLTAAVQTLRARRRHRELLALIARDDPGVPGVRILDHPRAAAYCVPGLRSEVVISAGALKLLSRDELAAVLAHEMAHVRERHDLVLLPFSALRRALPWSQVVRDAQDAVGLLVEMAADDRARRHCSPRRLATALLRFGTAGSIPAPQGMLGSVGSQASVLLRVQRLLSPLPALPRRLRVAALTLSLTLAVSAPLLWLLPH; encoded by the coding sequence GTGACGACGGCGGCCCTGGGGGCGCTCGCCATCGTCTGCGCGGTCGGCGCGTGGCGTTTCACGACCGCGCGGTGGACCCACCGTGCCCCGCACGTGGCGATCCTGCTGTGGCAGGCGCTCGGCGTCGCCTGGGGGCTGGCCAGCACCGGCGCGTTGCTGTCTTACGCGCTGCAGCCGTACGGCCAGGGCGTGATCGGCGGACTGCACGCCTTCACCGTCTCGATCATGACGGGCGACTACCCTCCGGCCGCTTACGATCTTCCGCACGTCATCGCGCTCATCGCCGGTCTGTCGCTGTTCGCGGTGCTCGTGACGGTGCTTCTCACCGCCGCCGTGCAGACCCTGCGCGCCCGCCGCCGCCACCGCGAGCTGCTCGCGCTCATCGCCAGGGACGACCCGGGCGTCCCCGGGGTCCGGATACTGGACCACCCGAGGGCCGCCGCCTACTGCGTACCGGGCCTCCGCTCCGAGGTGGTGATCAGCGCCGGCGCTCTCAAGCTGCTGTCCCGGGACGAGCTGGCCGCGGTTCTCGCCCACGAGATGGCGCACGTCCGCGAACGGCACGACCTGGTCCTGCTGCCGTTCTCCGCGCTGCGCCGGGCCCTGCCGTGGTCGCAGGTGGTCCGCGACGCCCAGGACGCCGTGGGGCTGCTGGTCGAGATGGCCGCCGACGACCGCGCCCGACGCCACTGCTCGCCGCGTCGCCTGGCCACGGCTCTGCTGCGGTTCGGCACGGCGGGCTCCATCCCCGCCCCTCAGGGCATGCTCGGTTCCGTGGGCAGTCAGGCGAGCGTGCTGCTCCGCGTTCAGCGGTTGCTCTCTCCCCTTCCCGCTCTGCCCCGGCGGCTGCGCGTGGCCGCCCTGACCCTCTCCCTCACCCTCGCCGTCTCCGCGCCTCTTCTCTGGCTTCTCCCTCACTGA
- a CDS encoding BlaI/MecI/CopY family transcriptional regulator: MKGLGELERSIMDILWAQQTPMTAREVGKHIADRDLAPTTIMTVLDRLTRKGFLVRTRDGRAWRYSPAADRDAYVAELMLEALDLTGDRSAALARFARAVSDSEAEVLLKVLSELEDK, from the coding sequence GTGAAGGGTCTGGGCGAGCTCGAACGCAGCATCATGGACATCCTCTGGGCGCAGCAGACGCCCATGACAGCACGCGAGGTCGGCAAGCACATCGCCGATCGCGATCTCGCGCCTACCACGATCATGACGGTGCTCGACCGGCTGACCCGTAAGGGCTTCCTCGTCCGCACCCGTGACGGGCGGGCCTGGCGCTACAGCCCGGCGGCCGATCGCGACGCCTACGTCGCCGAGCTGATGCTGGAGGCGCTGGATCTGACCGGCGACCGGTCGGCCGCGCTCGCCCGCTTCGCCAGGGCGGTCTCCGACTCGGAGGCCGAGGTACTGCTCAAGGTCCTTTCGGAGCTGGAGGACAAGTGA